A single genomic interval of Pseudorca crassidens isolate mPseCra1 chromosome 19, mPseCra1.hap1, whole genome shotgun sequence harbors:
- the ATP2A3 gene encoding sarcoplasmic/endoplasmic reticulum calcium ATPase 3 isoform X5, translating to MEKAEAHLLPAADVLRRFSVTAEGGLSPEQVTGARERYGPNGESAGHAGAAGAACAAVSVSPPAPRLRRELPTEEGKSLWELVLEQFEDLLVRILLLAALVSFVLAWFEEGEETTTAFVEPLVIMLILVANAIVGVWQERNAESAIEALKEYEPEMGKVIRSDRKGVQRIRARDIVPGDIVEVAVGDKVPADLRLIEIKSTALRVDQSILTGESVSVTKHTDAIPDPRAVNQDKKNMLFSGTNIASGKAMGVAVATGLHTELGKIRSQMAAMAPERTPLQQKLDEFGQQLSRAVSVVCVAVWVINIGHFADPAHGGSWLRGAVYYFKIAVALAVAAIPEGLPAVITTCLALGTRRMARKNAIVRSLPSVETLGCTSVICSDKTGTLTTNQMSVCRMFVVAEAEAGTCSLHEFTISGTTYAPEGEVRLGGWPVCCGQFDALAELATICALCNDSALDYNEAKGVYEKVGEATETALTCLVEKMNVFDTDLQALSRVERAGACNAVIKQLMRKEFTLEFSRDRKSMSVYCTPTHPGLAAQGSKMFVKGAPESVIERCSSVRVGSRTVSLNTTSREQILAKIRDWSSGSDTLRCLALATRDAPPRKEDMQLDDCSKFVQYETDLTFVGCVGMLDPPRPEVAACISRCHQAGIRVVMITGDNKGTAVAICRRLGILKDTEDVAGKAYTGREFDDLSPEQQRRACRTACCFARVEPAHKSRIVENLQSFNEITAMTGDGVNDAPALKKAEIGIAMGSGTAVAKSAAEMVLSDDNFASIVAAVEEGRAIYSNMKQFIRYLISSNVGEVVCIFVTAILGLPEALIPVQLLWVNLVTDGLPATALGFNPPDLDIMEKRPRNPREALISGWLFFRYLAIGVYVGLATVAAATWWFLYDAEGPQVTFYQLRNFLKCSEDNPLFAGTECEVFESRFPTTMALSVLVTIEMCNALNSVSENQSLLRMPPWLNPWLLVAVAMSMALHFLILLVPPLPLIFQVTPLSGHQWVVVLQISLPVILLDEAFKYLSRKHVDGARAADQPPSPMLASPPRHCKYFMLLKRLKQVGLLSLEKLAHRRSVQRVTTHVAGGRGLS from the exons GTCCTGGCCTGGTTCGAGGAAGGTGAGGAGACCACAACTGCCTTCGTGGAGCCCCTGGTCATCATGCTGATCCTTGTGGCCAATGCGATCGTGGGCGTGTGGCAG gaaCGCAATGCTGAGAGTGCCATTGAGGCCCTGAAGGAGTATGAGCCTGAGATGGGCAAGGTGATCCGCTCGGACCGCAAGGGTGTGCAGCGGATCCGCGCCCGGGACATCGTCCCCGGAGACATCGTGGAAGTGGCAG TGGGAGACAAAGTGCCTGCCGACCTCCGTCTCATCGAGATCAAGTCCACCGCGCTGAGAGTGGATCAGTCCATCCTGACTG GTGAATCTGTGTCTGTGACCAAGCACACGGATGCCATCCCAGACCCCAGAGCTGTGAACCAGGACAAGAAGAACATGCTGTTTTCT GGCACCAACATCGCATCGGGCAAGGCGATGGGTGTGGCAGTGGCCACGGGCTTGCACACGGAGCTGGGTAAGATCCGGAGTCAGATGGCGGCCATGGCACCAGAGCGGACGCCCCTGCAGCAGAAGCTGGATGAGTTTGGGCAGCAGCTGTCCCGCGCCGTCTCCGTGGTCTGCGTGGCCGTGTGGGTCATTAACATTGGTCACTTCGCTGATCCGGCCCACGGCGGCTCTTGGCTCCGAGGTGCTGTCTACTACTTCAAGATTGCCGTGGCCCTGGCAGTGGCCGCCATCCCTGAGGGCCTCCCGGCTGTCATCACTACATGCTTGGCACTGGGCACACGGCGTATGGCCCGCAAGAACGCCATCGTGCGGAGTCTGCCCTCCGTGGAGACCCTGGGCTGCACCTCGGTCATCTGCTCTGATAAGACGGGCACACTCACCACCAATCAGATGTCAGTCTGCCGG ATGTTCGTGGTAGCCGAGGCCGAAGCGGGTACCTGCAGTTTGCACGAGTTCACCATCTCGGGCACCACGTATGCCCCGGAGGGCGAAGT GCGGCTGGGGGGGTGGCCTGTGTGCTGCGGGCAGTTTGACGCGCTGGCTGAGCTGGCGACCATCTGCGCCCTGTGCAATGACTCAGCGCTGGACTACAACGAG GCGAAGGGCGTGTATGAGAAGGTGGGAGAGGCTACGGAGACGGCCCTGACTTGCCTTGTAGAGAAGATGAATGTTTTTGACACGGACCTGCAGGCCCTGTCCCGGGTGGAGCGAGCTGGGGCCTGCAACGCG GTCATCAAGCAGCTGATGCGGAAGGAGTTCACCCTGGAGTTCTCCCGAGACCGGAAGTCCATGTCGGTGTACTGCACGCCCACCCACCCTGGCCTAGCGGCCCAGGGCAGCAAGATGTTTGTGAAG GGGGCACCTGAGAGTGTGATCGAGCGCTGCAGCTCAGTCCGCGTGGGGAGCCGCACGGTATCCCTGAACACCACCTCCAGGGAGCAGATTCTGGCCAAGATCCGGGACTGGAGCTCAGGCTCGGACACACTGCGCTGCCTGGCACTGGCCACCCGGGATGCGCCCCCGAGGAAGGAGGACATGCAGCTAGACGACTGCAGCAAGTTTGTGCAGTACGAG ACGGACCTGACTTTCGTGGGCTGCGTGGGCATGCTGGACCCTCCGAGGCCCGAGGTGGCTGCCTGCATCTCACGCTGCCACCAGGCGGGCATCCGTGTGGTCATGATCACGGGGGACAACAAAGGCACGGCTGTGGCCATCTGCCGCCGGCTTGGCATCCTCAAGGACACAGAGGACGTGGCGGGCAAGGCCTACACGGGCCGAGAATTCGATGACCTCAGCCCCGAGCAGCAGCGCCGCGCCTGCCGCACGGCCTGCTGCTTCGCTCGGGTGGAGCCCGCGCACAAGTCCCGCATCGTGGAGAACCTGCAGTCCTTCAATGAGATCACCGCCATG ACTGGAGACGGGGTGAATGATGCCCCAGCCCTGAAGAAAGCGGAGATCGGCATCGCCATGGGCTCCGGCACAGCCGTGGCCAAGTCAGCGGCAGAGATGGTACTGTCAGATGACAACTTTGCCTCCATCGTGGCTGCAGTGGAGGAGGGCCGGGCCATCTACAGCAACATGAAGCAATTCATCCGCTATCTCATCTCCTCCAATGTTGGCGAGGTCGTCTG CATCTTCGTCACAGCAATTCTGGGCCTGCCCGAAGCCCTGATCCCTGTGCAGCTGCTCTGGGTGAACCTGGTGACGGATGGCCTACCTGCCACGGCTCTGGGCTTCAACCCACCAGACCTGGACATTATGGAGAAGCGGCCCCGGAACCCTCGGGAGGCACTCATCAGTGGCTGGCTCTTCTTCCGATATCTGGCTATTGGAG TGTACGTTGGCCTGGCCACAGTGGCTGCTGCCACCTGGTGGTTCCTGTATGATGCCGAGGGACCTCAGGTCACCTTCTACCAGCTG AGGAACTTCCTGAAGTGCTCAGAGGACAACCCACTCTTTGCCGGCACTGAATGCGAGGTCTTTGAGTCACGCTTCCCCACGACCATGGCCTTGTCTGTGCTGGTGACCATTGAGATGTGCAACGCCCTTAACAG CGTCTCGGAGAACCAGTCACTGTTGCGGATGCCGCCCTGGCTGAACCCCTGGCTGCTGGTGGCTGTGGCCATGTCCATGGCCCTACACTTCCTCATCCTGCTTGTGCCGCCCCTGCCT CTCATCTTCCAGGTGACCCCACTGAGTGGGCACCAGTGGGTGGTGGTGCTCCAGATATCTCTGCCTGTCATCCTGCTCGATGAGGCCTTCAAGTACCTGTCCCGGAAGCACGTGGATG GGGCCAGGGCAGCCGATCAGCCCCCATCTCCCATGCTGGCCAGCCCTCCCAGGCACtgcaaatattttatgttattaaaaAGGCTAAAACAAGTTGGCCTCCTCTCTCTGGAGAAGCTGGCCCACCGTAGGTCTGTCCAGAGGGTGACCACACAcgtggctgggggaagggggctcAGCTGA
- the ATP2A3 gene encoding sarcoplasmic/endoplasmic reticulum calcium ATPase 3 isoform X4 translates to MLILVANAIVGVWQERNAESAIEALKEYEPEMGKVIRSDRKGVQRIRARDIVPGDIVEVAVGDKVPADLRLIEIKSTALRVDQSILTGESVSVTKHTDAIPDPRAVNQDKKNMLFSGTNIASGKAMGVAVATGLHTELGKIRSQMAAMAPERTPLQQKLDEFGQQLSRAVSVVCVAVWVINIGHFADPAHGGSWLRGAVYYFKIAVALAVAAIPEGLPAVITTCLALGTRRMARKNAIVRSLPSVETLGCTSVICSDKTGTLTTNQMSVCRMFVVAEAEAGTCSLHEFTISGTTYAPEGEVRLGGWPVCCGQFDALAELATICALCNDSALDYNEAKGVYEKVGEATETALTCLVEKMNVFDTDLQALSRVERAGACNAVIKQLMRKEFTLEFSRDRKSMSVYCTPTHPGLAAQGSKMFVKGAPESVIERCSSVRVGSRTVSLNTTSREQILAKIRDWSSGSDTLRCLALATRDAPPRKEDMQLDDCSKFVQYETDLTFVGCVGMLDPPRPEVAACISRCHQAGIRVVMITGDNKGTAVAICRRLGILKDTEDVAGKAYTGREFDDLSPEQQRRACRTACCFARVEPAHKSRIVENLQSFNEITAMTGDGVNDAPALKKAEIGIAMGSGTAVAKSAAEMVLSDDNFASIVAAVEEGRAIYSNMKQFIRYLISSNVGEVVCIFVTAILGLPEALIPVQLLWVNLVTDGLPATALGFNPPDLDIMEKRPRNPREALISGWLFFRYLAIGVYVGLATVAAATWWFLYDAEGPQVTFYQLRNFLKCSEDNPLFAGTECEVFESRFPTTMALSVLVTIEMCNALNSVSENQSLLRMPPWLNPWLLVAVAMSMALHFLILLVPPLPLIFQVTPLSGHQWVVVLQISLPVILLDEAFKYLSRKHVDESAGSRVEFPVCTSE, encoded by the exons ATGCTGATCCTTGTGGCCAATGCGATCGTGGGCGTGTGGCAG gaaCGCAATGCTGAGAGTGCCATTGAGGCCCTGAAGGAGTATGAGCCTGAGATGGGCAAGGTGATCCGCTCGGACCGCAAGGGTGTGCAGCGGATCCGCGCCCGGGACATCGTCCCCGGAGACATCGTGGAAGTGGCAG TGGGAGACAAAGTGCCTGCCGACCTCCGTCTCATCGAGATCAAGTCCACCGCGCTGAGAGTGGATCAGTCCATCCTGACTG GTGAATCTGTGTCTGTGACCAAGCACACGGATGCCATCCCAGACCCCAGAGCTGTGAACCAGGACAAGAAGAACATGCTGTTTTCT GGCACCAACATCGCATCGGGCAAGGCGATGGGTGTGGCAGTGGCCACGGGCTTGCACACGGAGCTGGGTAAGATCCGGAGTCAGATGGCGGCCATGGCACCAGAGCGGACGCCCCTGCAGCAGAAGCTGGATGAGTTTGGGCAGCAGCTGTCCCGCGCCGTCTCCGTGGTCTGCGTGGCCGTGTGGGTCATTAACATTGGTCACTTCGCTGATCCGGCCCACGGCGGCTCTTGGCTCCGAGGTGCTGTCTACTACTTCAAGATTGCCGTGGCCCTGGCAGTGGCCGCCATCCCTGAGGGCCTCCCGGCTGTCATCACTACATGCTTGGCACTGGGCACACGGCGTATGGCCCGCAAGAACGCCATCGTGCGGAGTCTGCCCTCCGTGGAGACCCTGGGCTGCACCTCGGTCATCTGCTCTGATAAGACGGGCACACTCACCACCAATCAGATGTCAGTCTGCCGG ATGTTCGTGGTAGCCGAGGCCGAAGCGGGTACCTGCAGTTTGCACGAGTTCACCATCTCGGGCACCACGTATGCCCCGGAGGGCGAAGT GCGGCTGGGGGGGTGGCCTGTGTGCTGCGGGCAGTTTGACGCGCTGGCTGAGCTGGCGACCATCTGCGCCCTGTGCAATGACTCAGCGCTGGACTACAACGAG GCGAAGGGCGTGTATGAGAAGGTGGGAGAGGCTACGGAGACGGCCCTGACTTGCCTTGTAGAGAAGATGAATGTTTTTGACACGGACCTGCAGGCCCTGTCCCGGGTGGAGCGAGCTGGGGCCTGCAACGCG GTCATCAAGCAGCTGATGCGGAAGGAGTTCACCCTGGAGTTCTCCCGAGACCGGAAGTCCATGTCGGTGTACTGCACGCCCACCCACCCTGGCCTAGCGGCCCAGGGCAGCAAGATGTTTGTGAAG GGGGCACCTGAGAGTGTGATCGAGCGCTGCAGCTCAGTCCGCGTGGGGAGCCGCACGGTATCCCTGAACACCACCTCCAGGGAGCAGATTCTGGCCAAGATCCGGGACTGGAGCTCAGGCTCGGACACACTGCGCTGCCTGGCACTGGCCACCCGGGATGCGCCCCCGAGGAAGGAGGACATGCAGCTAGACGACTGCAGCAAGTTTGTGCAGTACGAG ACGGACCTGACTTTCGTGGGCTGCGTGGGCATGCTGGACCCTCCGAGGCCCGAGGTGGCTGCCTGCATCTCACGCTGCCACCAGGCGGGCATCCGTGTGGTCATGATCACGGGGGACAACAAAGGCACGGCTGTGGCCATCTGCCGCCGGCTTGGCATCCTCAAGGACACAGAGGACGTGGCGGGCAAGGCCTACACGGGCCGAGAATTCGATGACCTCAGCCCCGAGCAGCAGCGCCGCGCCTGCCGCACGGCCTGCTGCTTCGCTCGGGTGGAGCCCGCGCACAAGTCCCGCATCGTGGAGAACCTGCAGTCCTTCAATGAGATCACCGCCATG ACTGGAGACGGGGTGAATGATGCCCCAGCCCTGAAGAAAGCGGAGATCGGCATCGCCATGGGCTCCGGCACAGCCGTGGCCAAGTCAGCGGCAGAGATGGTACTGTCAGATGACAACTTTGCCTCCATCGTGGCTGCAGTGGAGGAGGGCCGGGCCATCTACAGCAACATGAAGCAATTCATCCGCTATCTCATCTCCTCCAATGTTGGCGAGGTCGTCTG CATCTTCGTCACAGCAATTCTGGGCCTGCCCGAAGCCCTGATCCCTGTGCAGCTGCTCTGGGTGAACCTGGTGACGGATGGCCTACCTGCCACGGCTCTGGGCTTCAACCCACCAGACCTGGACATTATGGAGAAGCGGCCCCGGAACCCTCGGGAGGCACTCATCAGTGGCTGGCTCTTCTTCCGATATCTGGCTATTGGAG TGTACGTTGGCCTGGCCACAGTGGCTGCTGCCACCTGGTGGTTCCTGTATGATGCCGAGGGACCTCAGGTCACCTTCTACCAGCTG AGGAACTTCCTGAAGTGCTCAGAGGACAACCCACTCTTTGCCGGCACTGAATGCGAGGTCTTTGAGTCACGCTTCCCCACGACCATGGCCTTGTCTGTGCTGGTGACCATTGAGATGTGCAACGCCCTTAACAG CGTCTCGGAGAACCAGTCACTGTTGCGGATGCCGCCCTGGCTGAACCCCTGGCTGCTGGTGGCTGTGGCCATGTCCATGGCCCTACACTTCCTCATCCTGCTTGTGCCGCCCCTGCCT CTCATCTTCCAGGTGACCCCACTGAGTGGGCACCAGTGGGTGGTGGTGCTCCAGATATCTCTGCCTGTCATCCTGCTCGATGAGGCCTTCAAGTACCTGTCCCGGAAGCACGTGGATG AGAGTGCCGGGAGCAGAGTGGAGTTTCCAGTGTGTACCTCAGAGTGA
- the ATP2A3 gene encoding sarcoplasmic/endoplasmic reticulum calcium ATPase 3 isoform X2, with protein sequence MLILVANAIVGVWQERNAESAIEALKEYEPEMGKVIRSDRKGVQRIRARDIVPGDIVEVAVGDKVPADLRLIEIKSTALRVDQSILTGESVSVTKHTDAIPDPRAVNQDKKNMLFSGTNIASGKAMGVAVATGLHTELGKIRSQMAAMAPERTPLQQKLDEFGQQLSRAVSVVCVAVWVINIGHFADPAHGGSWLRGAVYYFKIAVALAVAAIPEGLPAVITTCLALGTRRMARKNAIVRSLPSVETLGCTSVICSDKTGTLTTNQMSVCRMFVVAEAEAGTCSLHEFTISGTTYAPEGEVRLGGWPVCCGQFDALAELATICALCNDSALDYNEAKGVYEKVGEATETALTCLVEKMNVFDTDLQALSRVERAGACNAVIKQLMRKEFTLEFSRDRKSMSVYCTPTHPGLAAQGSKMFVKGAPESVIERCSSVRVGSRTVSLNTTSREQILAKIRDWSSGSDTLRCLALATRDAPPRKEDMQLDDCSKFVQYETDLTFVGCVGMLDPPRPEVAACISRCHQAGIRVVMITGDNKGTAVAICRRLGILKDTEDVAGKAYTGREFDDLSPEQQRRACRTACCFARVEPAHKSRIVENLQSFNEITAMTGDGVNDAPALKKAEIGIAMGSGTAVAKSAAEMVLSDDNFASIVAAVEEGRAIYSNMKQFIRYLISSNVGEVVCIFVTAILGLPEALIPVQLLWVNLVTDGLPATALGFNPPDLDIMEKRPRNPREALISGWLFFRYLAIGVYVGLATVAAATWWFLYDAEGPQVTFYQLRNFLKCSEDNPLFAGTECEVFESRFPTTMALSVLVTIEMCNALNSVSENQSLLRMPPWLNPWLLVAVAMSMALHFLILLVPPLPLIFQVTPLSGHQWVVVLQISLPVILLDEAFKYLSRKHVDGTAGPQSIACQGPRAALTTQGLSLPTQVLTTDL encoded by the exons ATGCTGATCCTTGTGGCCAATGCGATCGTGGGCGTGTGGCAG gaaCGCAATGCTGAGAGTGCCATTGAGGCCCTGAAGGAGTATGAGCCTGAGATGGGCAAGGTGATCCGCTCGGACCGCAAGGGTGTGCAGCGGATCCGCGCCCGGGACATCGTCCCCGGAGACATCGTGGAAGTGGCAG TGGGAGACAAAGTGCCTGCCGACCTCCGTCTCATCGAGATCAAGTCCACCGCGCTGAGAGTGGATCAGTCCATCCTGACTG GTGAATCTGTGTCTGTGACCAAGCACACGGATGCCATCCCAGACCCCAGAGCTGTGAACCAGGACAAGAAGAACATGCTGTTTTCT GGCACCAACATCGCATCGGGCAAGGCGATGGGTGTGGCAGTGGCCACGGGCTTGCACACGGAGCTGGGTAAGATCCGGAGTCAGATGGCGGCCATGGCACCAGAGCGGACGCCCCTGCAGCAGAAGCTGGATGAGTTTGGGCAGCAGCTGTCCCGCGCCGTCTCCGTGGTCTGCGTGGCCGTGTGGGTCATTAACATTGGTCACTTCGCTGATCCGGCCCACGGCGGCTCTTGGCTCCGAGGTGCTGTCTACTACTTCAAGATTGCCGTGGCCCTGGCAGTGGCCGCCATCCCTGAGGGCCTCCCGGCTGTCATCACTACATGCTTGGCACTGGGCACACGGCGTATGGCCCGCAAGAACGCCATCGTGCGGAGTCTGCCCTCCGTGGAGACCCTGGGCTGCACCTCGGTCATCTGCTCTGATAAGACGGGCACACTCACCACCAATCAGATGTCAGTCTGCCGG ATGTTCGTGGTAGCCGAGGCCGAAGCGGGTACCTGCAGTTTGCACGAGTTCACCATCTCGGGCACCACGTATGCCCCGGAGGGCGAAGT GCGGCTGGGGGGGTGGCCTGTGTGCTGCGGGCAGTTTGACGCGCTGGCTGAGCTGGCGACCATCTGCGCCCTGTGCAATGACTCAGCGCTGGACTACAACGAG GCGAAGGGCGTGTATGAGAAGGTGGGAGAGGCTACGGAGACGGCCCTGACTTGCCTTGTAGAGAAGATGAATGTTTTTGACACGGACCTGCAGGCCCTGTCCCGGGTGGAGCGAGCTGGGGCCTGCAACGCG GTCATCAAGCAGCTGATGCGGAAGGAGTTCACCCTGGAGTTCTCCCGAGACCGGAAGTCCATGTCGGTGTACTGCACGCCCACCCACCCTGGCCTAGCGGCCCAGGGCAGCAAGATGTTTGTGAAG GGGGCACCTGAGAGTGTGATCGAGCGCTGCAGCTCAGTCCGCGTGGGGAGCCGCACGGTATCCCTGAACACCACCTCCAGGGAGCAGATTCTGGCCAAGATCCGGGACTGGAGCTCAGGCTCGGACACACTGCGCTGCCTGGCACTGGCCACCCGGGATGCGCCCCCGAGGAAGGAGGACATGCAGCTAGACGACTGCAGCAAGTTTGTGCAGTACGAG ACGGACCTGACTTTCGTGGGCTGCGTGGGCATGCTGGACCCTCCGAGGCCCGAGGTGGCTGCCTGCATCTCACGCTGCCACCAGGCGGGCATCCGTGTGGTCATGATCACGGGGGACAACAAAGGCACGGCTGTGGCCATCTGCCGCCGGCTTGGCATCCTCAAGGACACAGAGGACGTGGCGGGCAAGGCCTACACGGGCCGAGAATTCGATGACCTCAGCCCCGAGCAGCAGCGCCGCGCCTGCCGCACGGCCTGCTGCTTCGCTCGGGTGGAGCCCGCGCACAAGTCCCGCATCGTGGAGAACCTGCAGTCCTTCAATGAGATCACCGCCATG ACTGGAGACGGGGTGAATGATGCCCCAGCCCTGAAGAAAGCGGAGATCGGCATCGCCATGGGCTCCGGCACAGCCGTGGCCAAGTCAGCGGCAGAGATGGTACTGTCAGATGACAACTTTGCCTCCATCGTGGCTGCAGTGGAGGAGGGCCGGGCCATCTACAGCAACATGAAGCAATTCATCCGCTATCTCATCTCCTCCAATGTTGGCGAGGTCGTCTG CATCTTCGTCACAGCAATTCTGGGCCTGCCCGAAGCCCTGATCCCTGTGCAGCTGCTCTGGGTGAACCTGGTGACGGATGGCCTACCTGCCACGGCTCTGGGCTTCAACCCACCAGACCTGGACATTATGGAGAAGCGGCCCCGGAACCCTCGGGAGGCACTCATCAGTGGCTGGCTCTTCTTCCGATATCTGGCTATTGGAG TGTACGTTGGCCTGGCCACAGTGGCTGCTGCCACCTGGTGGTTCCTGTATGATGCCGAGGGACCTCAGGTCACCTTCTACCAGCTG AGGAACTTCCTGAAGTGCTCAGAGGACAACCCACTCTTTGCCGGCACTGAATGCGAGGTCTTTGAGTCACGCTTCCCCACGACCATGGCCTTGTCTGTGCTGGTGACCATTGAGATGTGCAACGCCCTTAACAG CGTCTCGGAGAACCAGTCACTGTTGCGGATGCCGCCCTGGCTGAACCCCTGGCTGCTGGTGGCTGTGGCCATGTCCATGGCCCTACACTTCCTCATCCTGCTTGTGCCGCCCCTGCCT CTCATCTTCCAGGTGACCCCACTGAGTGGGCACCAGTGGGTGGTGGTGCTCCAGATATCTCTGCCTGTCATCCTGCTCGATGAGGCCTTCAAGTACCTGTCCCGGAAGCACGTGGATG GCACAGCTGGTCCACAGTCCATTGCCTGCCAGGGGCCAAGAGCGGCTCTGACCACCCAAGGACTCTCCCTCCCAACTCAAGTGCTGACAACTGACCTCTGA